Genomic segment of Populus trichocarpa isolate Nisqually-1 chromosome 12, P.trichocarpa_v4.1, whole genome shotgun sequence:
aaatcaaagtatataaattgaaagattgataAGTAAGAAAAGTgtttctctaaaaaatattattgaattaagCGTGATCaaaatttgtcaaataactatttaattacttttaatactaaaaggattagttaatttaagaaaaattagtaACCCCTAAATCACTATTTAATTCATTTAGGAAAtcaatattttcatgtttttatttttagagcatGTTAGTGTGgtgaagattatttttttaaagtattttttatttgaaaatatatcaaaataatattttatatttttttattttataaaatttatttttaacaagaaaTCAATATTGCGAAGACTTGGAGGTCAAGGAGGAAAAGGACAGACCAAATGAAGATTGGTTTTCCCTTGTTGATGCTCTGTTTTCCTAAACTttcacaaaatattgttttaatttccgGCACGGCATATTTAGGAAACTTCAGCGACGGACTCTTAGTTTTGCATTTAAGAATGAACAATCACATGAAAAAACAATCCTAGGCAAAATTCTCCATAGTAATAAAAAGGTTTTGGTTTAAAACTTTGTCAAGCTTCATTCATTATTCCCAAAAGAAAGGaggcctatatatatatagatacatGCATGAGGACTGATGAGTCAGCCTGTCCCATGCAAAGGGGATTATTCCCACACCAACTGCATGACAGGCAAAGGGGAGCCTAAAAGGAAGGGAAAGAGGGAAGAAAAAGGACACAGAAGGGCACAACTGATTTCAGCTGAAAATAattatcctttttcttccaaCAACTTTCTATCCCCCcacaagattaatttttaatagtaaaaggattaattaattttaagaaaattaacaacccctgaaatgatatttaatccattcagaaaatcaatatttaattaacataagATATTTCTTATTCTCATTAATGAAATGTCTGTTGTggtatcttttgttttttttttttataaaaacacattgtctaaaaaagcattaaattaaatattttatatgtgtttatattaaagttaaaaagaatttaatatattttcaattaaaaaatacatttgaaaaatatattgcacAACATTATGAATCACACAGAAAGACTTTTAGGTCATGAGAAACGATATATGTGCAAAGTCATAATTAGTGCTCCATTGCTTGTTTAATTATAAAGGTGAAGCTGACTTTgcttatcaaatttttatttcaattacgTATACATAATCccatagtttaattattttttatttaaaatagaaaaaggaaaaatcaaagtatatcaATTCAAGGAATGATAAGCAAGAAaagtatttcaaaaaaaaaatattactaatcaagatttgtcaaataactatttagttatttttactactaaaaggattaattaatttaataaatactaGCAACCTctaaaacactatttaatccatttagaaaatcaatattttttttatgttttttttataattttaatattctgatattaaaaattaaaaataaaattttaaaaaacatcatattaatatattttcaaataaataacacatgaaaaataattaaactgctATACATTACCGAGCGCACACAAAAAGTATGATCCATAAGTGCAAAGTCGTTAGTGCCCCCATTGCTTTgcgtaattaattattttctaataaacaaCAATTTAGTTTGCGCAATTTGAAGTCAATTTGATAGGAACCTTACATATTTCCAAGGTTTTTattcttactttatttttaattattaaatcttaaaaaatattcttcaattaaaaatatatcgaaataacatgttttcaaaaaaaaaaaaattaacatcaacatattaaaagcattgaaaaccatataaaaaaaatattaatttaatgcatTTACGATTACCGTTAGATGAGCAAAAAAAGAAGTTCTAATTAGTATTATAAGCCATATGTTGAGCTacaaggttttatttatttattcttattaattttaatataaaagggTAAGGTATTGTGTAAGTGATATCTTGTCCCTAGATGTATAAAATTCTTTCTAAATATTTGACAAAGTATATCaatcatttattattgttataagaagaaaatgacTCTTCAAGCCCTCCATTCCAGTAAAATAACAAGGTTCAAGGGTTATAAATTAATACTTCTTGAATCATTCATgtaaaaagtttataattttcattctttaatgcatacatattttttaattatttatttaatctcatagttaaattattatttttatttaaaatagaaaaagaaaaaaggaaaaatcaaagtatataaattgaaagattgataagcaagaaaataattttttttaaaaaaatattactgatATAAGCATGATCAAAATTGGTCAAATAAAATCCTATTCTAAGTTCAGACACCtatgagttttttcttctttttttttctgagaaGAAGCTAATCGTTGTGATTTTAAATGTAATATCTTTTGTACCTAATGAGGAATGCTTGTGAATATCCTTGATGGGTACCCTACTAGCAGCTCCTTGATGaaactatattatatatatatgggatgGGAAACAAGGGATGATAACTCTCAAACTTTGCTGAATGCGCGCAGCACTCTCTTTGAAATTAACTGGAATATTGGCAATATCACAGGCTACCTAACCGAGTTTCTTTCTTGGACCATATATTTTGAATGCGGACATTTCCCAGTTTACGTGTCTTAAGCACCGTGTAATGAATCGATTACTGTTTtgtattcaatttgttttgcaaGGGTGTGGCATCCAGTGGGATTCTGTAACTTATACTTTGAAAGCCTGATGGCATTGCATTATATTCTTCATGTGGAAGCAAGTTAGTAGGTGATTCAGAGGAAGAGTCTAATGATGCTATTTATCCTCTCTATTAATCAATAGTTCTTTCTTATTCATCCCATCTAGTTtcaaaccatttttattttattttatttatttatttgactaACCTACctagttttttataattaatagccTTTAAAGCTGATGTGCAACTAGAAATGTAGACTAAATTGTTGATTCCTTGCTGATTTCTTGAGTGGGTCTAAACTCCATATGAATGGCTGTTCTTTTAGCAAATTTTCATAGACTTGCTGCACATCACTCACATAGACTTGATCTCaacaaaaataagttaattttggaaattatgtaATATTGCCGTGATTCACGTGGTGCAGATATTGCCTTGCGAGGAAATATTCGCAATTGAAAAATTCAACCCTCAGTTCCATATTCAGCACCACGTGAAGATTGGACATTATCCATACATCCAAGTTCCGATCGACGACTTGGAGGCAACGGACAGATCACAAAATAAAGTGTTGACGACCAATCCCATAGCATCTAATTGAGTGGGTTGACTGTTCAATAAAGCTATTGCCAGAACGTGTTGACTGGAGACTGGATTGAAGTGGACATAAGAAGGTGAGGATGACTCTTTAACTCTGCATCCCCACTTGCTTAAGCTGTGAGTAAACTACGATCGTAAATTATTAACAAGTTTTCTTCTGATTTTGTGGCTTGAATTTCtaggaaattatattttagtcggCAAAGCAATCTTcgcataaatcttttttttttttatcttattataaatatttcataattaactattttatttttttaattaacatgaatgTGTGGGACTTAATTTATTAACACTTGTATGAGTGAATTAAGGGACTTCTCCTCGCGTGAAATATTCACTGActttgattatcatttttttttcaattatgtatacataattccatagtttaaattattttttatttagaatagaaaaaggaaaaatcaaagaatatcAATTGAAGGAATGAAAAGACTTTTGGATCATGAGaaacgttatatatatatatatatatatatatattagtgcgAAGTCATTGGTGCCAAGAAACAACAATTTGAAGTCAACAGGGAATCAAGTTGATAGGAACCTTAAATATTGCATATTTCCATCGGTTTTTattcttactttatttttttaattattaaatcctgAAAAAGGTATTTAAATACTAACAATTAATATGTGCTCATGAACAAATTAGTCTTTCTTTGCTCCGATTCTCTTTCAGCTAAGGAAACTTGTTTAATGCTTCAACCAGTCACTTTGATTTCGTCTATAAATACTACTAATAATGCCTTTCTTTACTTCTCATCTTCCATTCCCAGTTAATTATACTTTGAATCCTGTAAGGCCAGCCAACATGGGGTTTTCACTACCGTGcctctctcaatctctctctttctttctgctTCTCTTCCATTTCCACTCAACAATTTCATCTCCACTCTCCTCAAattactcttcttcttcttcttctcatttgTGTGCTCATCAccaatctctttctctccttcaatTCAAACAATCATTTTCCATTAATAGTTCTGCTTCCTGGGAGGATTGCCAATATCCCAAGACAGAGTCATGGAAAGTGGATACAGACTGCTGCTTGTGGGATGGAGTCACTTGTGACCTGAAAACCGGGCATGTCACTGCACTGGACCTCTCTTGCAGCATGCTTTACGGCACCCTCCTTCCCAataattctctcttctctctccatcATCTTCAACAGCTCGACCTCTCTTTCAATGATTTCAACTCCTCCCATATTTCTTCTCGATTTGGCCAGTTCTCCAATCTAACACATCTTAACCTAAGTGGTTCAGATCTTGCAGGCCAAGTTCCGTCGGAAATCTCTCACCTCTCCAAAATGGTTTCTCTTGATCTCTCTTGGAACGACTATGTGAGTGTagaaccaatttcttttgacaagcTTTCTTTTGACAAGCTTGTTCGAAACCTAACCAAGCTTAGAGAACTCGATTTGAGTGGGGTAAACATGTCACTAGTTGTTCCTGATTCCTTGATGAATCTGTCTATTTCTCTGTCATCGCTCAAACTCAATTACTGTAGATTGCAAGGAAAACTCCCATCCTCAATGGGGAAATTTAAGCACCTACAGTACTTGCATCTTGGATGGAACAATCTTACTGGTCCAATTCCATATGATTTTGATGAGTTGGTTTCATTTGATCTCTCTTGGAACAACTATTTGAATCTAGAACCAATTTCATTTGACAAGCTTGTTCGAAACCTAACCAAGCTTAGAGAACTCGATTTGAGTGGGGTAAACATGTCACTAGTTGTTCCCGATTCCTTGATGAATCTGTCTTCTTCTCTGTCATCACTCAAACTCAGTGACTGTAGATTGCAAGGAAAACTCCCATCCTCAATGGGGAAATTTAAGCACCTGCAGTACTTGGATCTTGGATGGAACAATCTTACTGGTCCAATTCCATATGATTTTGAGCAACTCAGTGAGTTGGTTTCCCTTCATCTCTCTTTCAACCAATATCTAAGTCTagaaccaatttcttttgacaagATTGTTCAAAACCTAACCAAGCTAAGAGATCTCGCTTTGGGTTCTGTAAATATGTCTTTGGTTGCACCTAATTCCTTGACGAACCTGTCCTCTTCTTTGTCATCTCTCTCCCTCAGTAATTGTGGATTGCAGGGGAAATTCCCGGGTAACATCTTTCTCCTCCCAAACCTTGAATCACTCTATTTGTCATACAACAAGGGCCTCACTGGCTCTTTTCCTTCGTCCAATTTGAGTAATGTCCTCTTGGGGTTGGGTCTTTCTAATACAagaatttcagtttatttagaAAACCACTTAATAAATAATCTAAAGTCATTagaatatatgttatttttaatagtaacaTTATAAGGTCAGATCTAGCCCCGCTTGGTAATCTCACACGGCTCACCTATTTAGATCTCTCACGTAACAATTTGAGCGGTCCGATCCCATCATCATTTGGAAACCTTGTACACCTCCGTTCCTTGTATCTCGATTCCAATAAATTTGTGGGTCAAGTTCCAGATTCTTTGGGTAGGCTAGTCCATCTTTCATATTTAGATTTATCAAATAATCAGCTAGTAGGTACTATCCATTCTCAATTAAATACCCTTTCAAATCTACAATATCTATATTTGTCCAATAACTTGTTCAATGGAACAATACCATCCTTTTTGTTTGCTCTTCCTTCTTTACAATCTCTTGACCTTCATAACAATAATCTGATAGGCAATATAAGTGAACTCCAACACAATTCATTAACTTACCTTGATTTGAGCAATAACCACTTGCAAGGTCCAATCCCAAATTCGATTTTCAAACAAGAGAACTTGGAAGTTCTTATTCTTGCGTCCAATAGTAATTTGACAGGTgagatttcttcttctatttgcaaGCTGAGATACCTTCGGGTCCTGGACTTGTCCACCAACAGCTTGAGTGGTTCTATGCCACAGTGTTTGGGGAACTTCAGCAGCATGCTCTCAGTATTGCATCTAGGCATGAACAATCTTCAAGGCACTATCCCTTCAACATTTTCAAAGGATAATAGCTTGGAATATCTCAACCTCAATGGAAATGAAATAGAAGGGAAAATATCATCGTCTATCATCAACTGCACAATGTTGCAAGTTCTTGATCTTGGCAACAATAAGATTGAGGATACATTTCCCTATTTTCTAGAAATACTTCCAAAGCTGcaaattctaattctaaaatCCAATAAACTCCAAGGTTTAGTGAAGGATCTGAATGCATATAATTCCTTCTCAAAATTACGGATTTTTGATGTCTCTGACAATAATTTTAGTGGGTCGTTGCCAACAAGGTATTTCAATAGTCTTGGAACAATGATGACCTCGGATCAAAACATGATTTACATGGGGGCAACAAATTACACTAGCTATGTCTATTCCATAGAAATGACATGGAAAGGTGTAGAAATTGAGTTTACGAAGATCCGAAGTACTATCAGAGTACTtgatttgtcaaataacaatTTCACCGGAGAGATTCCAAAAGTGATAGGAAAGCTTAAAGCACTCCAACAGCTCAACCTTTCTCATAATTCCCTTAACGGTCATATTCAATCATCATTAGGAAATTTGACCAATTTGGAATCATTAGATCTATCTTCAAATTTGCTTACCGGAAGGATTCCAACGCAGCTGGGGGGTCTAACATTTCTTGCAATCCTAAACCTTTCATATAACCAACTCGAGGGGCCCATACCAAGTGGAGAGCAATTCAACACCTTTGATGCAAGCTCATTTGAAGGAAACTTGGGTTTATGTGGATCTCAAGTACTAAAAAAATGTTACGGTGATGAGGCACGATCATTACCGCCATCAAGCTTTGATGAAGGAGATGATTCAACATTGTTTGGAGAAGgatttggatggaaagctgtGACAGTGGGGTATGGATGCGGGTTTGTGTTTGGAGTTGCAACGGGATACGTTGTGTTTAGAACAAAAAAGCCTTCATGGTTTCTTAGGATGGTTGAAGATAAATGGAATCTCCagagcaaaaaaacaaagaagaatgctGGCAGATATGGTGCTAGAAGAAACTAAATAATACAattgatattttcaagtaagttttgcaagcatttgagttttcaaattttatgttcaCAGTTTATGTTAGGCTATCTTTTCTTTACTATTTCATTTGATCAGTCTTACCTTTCTAATTTTGCAGTACAAACAAGATATCAAGTGGATCAACAATAGGGTGGCAAATTCATagtattggatttttttttttttttgtagtttacaTAATTCAAGGTTAAATGTACATTACTTCTATGAAAAAGAATTCATGCATGTAACAAGTTTGTGTtaactataaaatcatttatgttttgggtCCTTTTTTTATTCGTGATCTCTTAAATCAATCTCTGTTTCTGGGAGTATTTTGAAAGTTATAAAGATATTGAAGCAattcttgtaaatttaaaagaacactTGACTGACAGATTCTGTTATCACAACAGCAGCAATACTTGCAAGTAAAATAGAGTAATTCTGGTAACTTGTAAGACCATCTCAACAGGTACAAACAATGTtatcacaacaacaacaatactaTTAAAAAGTGTGATAAAACCTGTTGTGCATACTggaccgaaagcaaacacaaacAAGCAGATTTATGTGGTTCTCCAAAACCAGGTACGTCCACGGAGGCAGCAGATTGTATATTATTggaggaatgatacaaacactcaactcaacccGGTACAATCCTAGAAAACCcagtgtttcactcttacactcGGTGTTTCTCTCAAATCTGCTCTTTTTCACTCTCACACACTTCCTCTGCACACACCTCTCTCTGCACTCTCTATGTCTCCATTTATAGGAGAAATGGAAGCATTTGCAGCAACCAATAAATACCAACTACTAACTACTACAATAAATATTGTAGTTGAGAAGGAGAGGGTGGTTGATGGTGGAGAGGGTGGTTGAGAAAAATGTTGACAATTTGCAAATGTTGACAATTTGCTACAAAACCATCTACGTCTAAGTAACTACGCAAACTTAGTTAATTACTTCTAAGTCTGTTTCTAGTCAGCACTTGAATGGATTCAGATGCAGAAAAGAATGTAATGACTAATGAGGGATGGTTTCAACACAACGATTTAGTTGCAAAATACAGTAATGACCACTTTCACAATTGCAAGAATGTATGCCATTCAATTACTTTTGTTAAATCCCTGATGCAGGATATATAGAAATACCACACAGCAACAAAAATAccaatattttgatcatttcacAGTCTCATTCATCGGAGTAAGATCCATTAGATAAGCATTTGCTACGGTGCcctgttttttaaagttaatagtACTACCTTGCTTTCATTATGAGAGTGAAACTAAATTTCACTCAACATAATCGGTGGGTGACAGCAAGTTTTAGAAAAACAATGCAATAATTTTAAACCATCATTGTTTTGCTAATGCAAGATAAAGCTCAAGCACAAGAGAGGCAATTCAAATGCGATCTATACTCACCGAGCTTTTGTGCATCGCCAAACCACTTGCTCATCAGATTAGAGACCCTCACATTTATAAAAACAGCTCCAGAGTCTCTGACAATAGCTTTTGCAAGCATGGTCTTCCCTGTGCCTGGAGGTCCATATATCAATACCCCTTTTTGTGGACAAAGAAGTTTCCCGTATGAGAAGAGCTCATATTTCCGCAGAGGAAGAATCACCAGTTCATACAAAGCTTGCTTGATAGATTCCatgttaggatattgccatttgtggcaataccccaccactaagcaAGTAGAAGCATGAATTGTGCCACAATTCATGCCATGCTTTAAGGCTATTGGCCCCTCCATGTTGAccatgaaatgcctataaaGGAGGCTtatatttgagagaaaaatgagagtgagagaacgtgagtgtgtgcaagagagtggagagaaagagagagctgcaatggctgctgccattgcagcagctgtaAGAGCACCAAagtgagctgggagttgagtgatcctcctccatgtatttgttgtaatcctttctctatctctaattaatatggactctcccgtggatgtaggcggttttgccgaaccacgttaaatattgtgtcagtgtgcttaagCCTCCTATGAGCAagtatcagtacacccccggtccgcgcatgggggagccggattccccaacaattggtatcagagctgatggtttaaagtggtgtttgatttttgctcaaaaaatgaaagttgtcaaaattgtgttttgaccataccactgtgtagaggaggaagagacgaagccactggtgaaaacggcgtcaaaatcggacgtcggacatgaccgcactctccatcactctccggcaaggcgtctgcccacgcgcgcagacgcgccccacgcgtcttcttcgcccggatgggctgacccgaccagaataccagttgacccgacccatgtgACTGACCCGGATATGGAAGACGTCAGCATGACATAATTGTtatgtcagcatgcacagtaggcatgccagggATGACATCAGCCTGATGTAAGTGTGATGTCatcatgcacagtaggcatgccatgtcagcagccACATCATCGACCAGTCATCAGACACGTCATCACACTGGGATCCACATGCCACATcatcagccgcgagccgagccgaagtggagccgagccgagcctCGAGCCGAGGGATAGGATCCAATGTAGCGGATCCTACGTGCAACCTGATCTGAGATTGAATTTGAGCCGTTGATCAGGCCAgaattattttgatcaaatcgtaGCCGTCTGAAGtacgatttggacgatttcagacttgtttccagctaatttgatcgttccggatgcaatggtacgatccgatcgttgagatttgagaccgaaagtggtggtggttaattaacaaaagagattgcccgatcaggaggcatctgaaggtcatcatggtggtcgatggagatgaagaagaacatgtcacacatgtttacccaattacatgtgctgaactactaagtggggagaattttaactgccttgaaggaaggcaaaattgggacactctggacacccgatcatgtggataatttgaggtgaagagtggaaattaatgaagaccaatcttgacg
This window contains:
- the LOC18110771 gene encoding receptor-like protein Cf-9 homolog; this translates as MPQCLGNFSSMLSVLHLGMNNLQGTIPSTFSKDNSLEYLNLNGNEIEGKISSSIINCTMLQVLDLGNNKIEDTFPYFLEILPKLQILILKSNKLQGLVKDLNAYNSFSKLRIFDVSDNNFSGSLPTRYFNSLGTMMTSDQNMIYMGATNYTSYVYSIEMTWKGVEIEFTKIRSTIRVLDLSNNNFTGEIPKVIGKLKALQQLNLSHNSLNGHIQSSLGNLTNLESLDLSSNLLTGRIPTQLGGLTFLAILNLSYNQLEGPIPSGEQFNTFDASSFEGNLGLCGSQVLKKCYGDEARSLPPSSFDEGDDSTLFGEGFGWKAVTVGYGCGFVFGVATGYVVFRTKKPSWFLRMVEDKWNLQSKKTKKNAGRYGARRN